GGTGCTCAAGGTGCCCTGATCTGTTATGTGAAGCGTACAACACAGAGCAAGGCAGATCAGAAAACAGTTTAACCTTTATATAGGGAAGGCAGCGGGTGTTTCAATAGCAGTCCCCACCCCCTAGGAAGatctttaattctttctctctctctcttgtttggAGGGGAAGTCAGTTTAGCATGTCCTGACCGAACTAAATGATATGTGCCAATCTAAATTGCTAATGGGACTGGAAATCTGGTGCCCTCCAGGTATTTGCTGTATGAGGGGAAATGGGTGGAGTAGAGCTAAGACATCACAATTATGTTTTGCCATGTGCAGTGGAGCACAAAAATTTCTTTTCGCATTTAAATCCctcctaaataatttttttgtcattacaTATTCATTGCTTTCTTGGTTTGGGGCTATTATTATAGAAGTATGCTTAAGTCAGGGGAGTGATTCCTTTCATATCATACTTCCCAGTGTTCATgtcaaaaatatgtttcttttcataataCTTTTCTGGCATAAACCTCTGCCAGATTAGTGCTCCTTGTATGTTTAATAAGAAGTAAGAAAAGTGATCAACAGAAGTGTATGAAGAGGCATATGGACATTCAGTGATCTGCAGGTTGATCATTCataagaaaacataaatgtaCTTGATTATACTGAATATAATTTGTAATTGTGTTTTCTGCCCTAAACCTTTCATCATTGAAATATTTGTGATATGCATAGCCTATACCAACAGTTTATACTTTTGAGCTGAAAACTGACCATAGTTTCTTCTAAATAGTTTGCTATTATCTCAAAATAAGGATaatgatttctgtattttgtgttttctataATATAAATCTAAAGATCAAATATAGCTCTTCTGGTTGCAGGTTTAGACATGGAAGTCCTTCAAAACCAATatacttttcttttgaagttaGTTTGGTgaacagaaaattgttttttctttgtcctgGCTTAATTATATCATTGGATTTGTCAACtgaaatgtattcatttttaatttatctgcATCCAGGAGCATGGATGCTTTTTTGGGCAGAAATGTATTATAAGCAGTAGATCAAAGGTTCAGGTAAATCATTTCATTTATGTAGAAATGAATTGATAGCCTGGTATCAGTGAGTCATGATAGTGAAAGCAaaggattattttctttggcaGCTGTTTAGGTACGGTAAATAACACACTGGGCAGGTGAGATTTCAAAAGGAAGAGGTTTTTGTGTTTATGTTGTCAAGAGGAAAACATAAAGTCCCTGTACTGAAGACCTGGGTGTGGCATAGGAAACTTACACTGTGTGGGAAAGGGTACGTGCAGTTATCGGCAGAGAAAGGTTTAATAGAGGCGGTGCTCTTTTTATTTCCGAACTGAAAGGCAAAATATATTCTTATTGATAAGATATCTTTGCTTGCTATAGTCCCTGGTGATATAAACATTCACAGagagtgaaaaataataaataggcttcttcaatttctttattcattttaatttactatGAAATGCAAATTGACActtcttatttatttgaaaatcattTTTTACTGAAGTAAAGCTGCATTACCTTTGAATGGTAGTTTAAGTTCAGAAGAGGTGCACTGAATCAACATTTGAATGcctttttaaaaccaaatctaCTCTAAATGTGCTAgtacataaaagcaaaaaatagatTGCTAAACTTTGCTGGGATTGCTGGGTTGCAATTAAACTAACCTGTTTGATAGAGAGTGTATCATTTGTATCTGGtaaattcttttctgtaaagtttTGATAAGGTGTCCATCAAGGTTTCAGAAATAGCATCTCTCTTCtaaaaacttttcatttattaGTATGCTGAAAGTGTGAGAAAACTTAAGGCACCAGATGTTGAAGTGAACtgtctggaaaaaatgaagaaaaaattctcaTAGTGCTTTCAGAAGAGTCCATTTCTATGCAGAGCCTGTTAAGCACATGAGCAAATTTTGTCCCGTGTCTTCATCTAATGACTTTCACCAGCTTAGTGCTTTGAAACTTCAACAGTAAACAttgcttcagtattttttccaaatttaatttagatattttaaaagctatggTAAATTCATGCTATAAGTCATTTGACTTTCTAAATTTTACTGAGGAAggtttttaatgtaattttaagaCTTTGATGTAAGTAAAAATGAatacttcagtttttctctgtCTTGGAAACAGTTATGCATTTATAACAGggtgatttgggttttttcatcaAGGCATTTAGTCACTATGTAAGTAAACCCAAAATCCTGTACTTTGAAATTACCGATTTTTATTAAcacccccccaacacacacacacacacagagacaaagaTTGTTTGAGATTTGATAGTTTGGCATATTTTAACCCTTCTGGGTTTTAGGCAGAATTAGACTGGATTCTTTATGAAGTTTAATCTTTTAGTTTTGGCATCAGCTCCAAGAAGCTCAGAGGCTGTCTCTTCTCTGCTGGTGCCATTTACAGCTTCTCTTCAATCTCTTTGACCTCAGAGGAGACAACCTTGCCATCAACCACCTCTTCAACAATTGTCTTGATCTTCTTAATTTTACTTGATTCTGGTAATGAAATTGAACAGAGAATTAATTAAATGCAATGAATATTGACAGAATAATATTACCATAATACTAGCAGCAATTCCACCAATGAGAACATAGATAAAGGCATCTTTTCAATGCATAGTTACTGTGAAGTAAAGTTTTGGGGTGTGGAGGATAtggtttctcttcctttgaacATCCTGTGTGTTACCCGTAATACTATAGACATTGTGTTGAATAACTCTCTATCCCTTCAGATAGTTTTGCTTCAGTTTAGCACAAACGTCTAGACCTAAAACCTGGGAgtaattttcactgaaatggaTATTTTTGCTATTAAACTAGGTACTTCATTTAGGAGCCTAGTCTCTCTGTGTAATCACCGGAGAGAAGCAGATGCCTCTGAAGTCCTCCAGAGGGTAATTCGATAATTCTCTGTCATTCTCGTGGCTCTTCAAGGAGTCTGTGGTTTTACTTTGGGCACTTGAATTATATACATAAAGCCAGGTTTTGTGTAATCCCTATAGGTTATCTATTCACACAGTCGCTTGCTTGATGTAAGATTCTGCTGGTTGATTATTTGCTCTGAAACGGTGTTGGTTTATATCAGGCTACTTAGTTCCATAACATTTCAACAGGCAACCATCAAAAAACAAGGAAGTTGGTATGACATACCTTTTTCAGGCTCTGCTGGAGGTACATCCACTTGGAAATGTCTgttcaaaatataaattaaaaaaatataaatatatggtGGCTAACATATTGAAGAAACATCCTTGTACATTTCCTGTATATTTAATCAAGACAAGGTAATGCCCTTTCATCAAGACATTTAACCAGGTATTTAAATGAGTTTTCTCTGTTAAAGTAAAACTTGCTATAGGTGAAATTAATCTGCAGACTCATTTCTGCAATGCTACGACTTCAGCTCAGGCAGATCTGCCCGGTCTAGTTCCTGAGCTAGAACAGCTGAACAGGTAGAATCTTGGGGGGAATTACCACTTCTGCTTGCCCCATGTTCACAGATGTCTGCTTTTTTCACTACAGAATATGGGATACTGGACTATCTGACCATTTAGTGTCAGCTCACTTGCTCCTCTTCAAATTTTTAAGTAGCTTGGCTACTAGTGACAGAGGTAGAGCAGAGCATAATCCAGTGCAGGCTGCAAAACTTGCCATGGACTGCAAGAGAAGGTCAGTGTGCTCTTGCCAAGTGCCTGCTCTAGTGTGACTAGGTGCTGTGGTGTCTGaaccaggttaaaaaaaatctagcccAGGCCTCCAGAAGCTACAGTCATTACAGTTATGGACAAGTCGATCCAAAATTGAATTACTGATGCTTATAGAGTGTGAACATTTATGCAGCTACTCAGCTCACGAAGAGTAACAGTACATACCTATGCAGAGGCTGAGAGAGACAAACTCAACCAACTTCCACAGCAGCTTCTGAAACTGAGCACGAACTGCACCCTGCTCTGAATCTACAGTTGAGAACTGGGCAACAGACTTTCCCCCACAAACCAGTTGGAAAGTGGCAGATTTTACACTTTCACCCTCTGTGGATATAGACAGTATTTGCAATGTTGTTTGCTGTCGTACGAAAGTAAACCAACAAGCACAGTGCGTGTATGTCCTCACCCGCTGTCCTCTCCTTCCAGCAGACGGCGGTATGTGGCGATCTCCGTTTCCAGGCGAGTCTTGATATCCAGCAATATACTGTATTCGTTACTCTGACCCTCCAGGTCAGCTCGGCGTTGCCTCAGTTGAGCCTCTAAATTAGCAACTGTTCCCTGTATTTGCTGTAGCTGATAATTATAAAGTGCTTCGGTTTCAAGCAGCGTGTGTTCTAAAGACTTTTTCTAGAGCCGATCAAAAGAACAGAGATGTATTATTCAAGAGAATATATTTTTgagttaaaataactttttgacTGAAAAGCCTCTCAGTTTCTATATTTATCCATGTAACTGTCTACTAAACACAGTCCTTATTTCAAGTACTCTTTATTATTTACCATGTTAAGCTGGGACTGTAATTCTAGCTCCAGGCCCTGAGAGCTATGTCTCCGGTCAGTGAGCTCTTTTCTCTGGGCTTGCAGCTCTTCAGTGCTGATCGCTACTTCCTGGTTCAGTTGTTCtgtctgaaatacaaaaacGGAGGGACTGTAAGCTGCAACTAGACATGACTGAGGTTCTTGCTGATGTTTAAGTAATTGACCTTACCTGCTTTTCAAATTGTTCTTTGGCTTCTTGACGGTtcttttctgccatttcttCGTATTGCTTTCTCATGTTTTCCATAACAATTGCAAGATCAATACTTGGAGCAGCATCCATCTCTACGTTAACTGAGCCGCTCACCTGCTTGCGCCATCTGTCAACATCCTACAGCAACGAGGATTGTATTAGCATCAGCTATAGGGAACTTTCAATCCTGAATATTGGAAGCAAGTTCAAAATCTACAGACATAGAAGTAATTCTTTAATAGCACCTCAGGGCAAGATAACTTAATCACCTTGTAAATACTGTTTAGTGCACCTCATGTtgaacttgatgatcttaaagtcttttccaacctaaatgattctatgattttatgattccaTGTTAGAActttttacttattttgtaGCAATAAATGCTGTATCCTAGGGAAGCCTCTTATAAAAAGATGACTTCCTCAGGACCAGATCTATGGAATGAGTGTAGAAGTCGTGGTTCCCATTTGTATACTTTTGTGGGGTAGCAAATCCTAAACCACAAATTACTCTTAAAGAAAACCTTCACTCTTAGTTTCTGGAGCTGTTCAGCCTTTGATGCCTAATAGCTTGGATATCAGTTAGTGCTGCACGCAGTTATACTGCTTCCAGAAATGATACAAATGCTTCAGTCCTGCATAGCACAGTTTTAAGTGTGTGGCTAGGCTGGCTGTTTTTCTAGGTTGAATCTTTCTAATACAGTGCttaaagaacatattttctGCACTGTGACAAGGAATTTACACTTTTGAAGTTGATAGTATGCCACTAAGAGGAAAGCTTGGGCATATGCCATAATTGAGATTTTGTTACCATTTAACAGTCATTTTGAATTTAGGATTTCAGTTTGTGTCTTTACttgaaaaggggaaataaaCAGTGGTTGTCTAACATTCTTAGCTTTGTAGGTCTTTGAAACTATAAATGTAACGCTAAGGGTGAGGTTCAGTTTGAGCTTAGACTCTTAGGAGATACCCAGTACACATATCTGACTTGTAGGTATCGCTGCATGAGCCAGAGCTGCTGTTACAACCCGTAGAGACCAGAGAGTGTCCCAGCTGACCAGGCAATAGGTGTTTGCTCTACAGCGAGATGAATCACTCTCTAGGCTATGTCTGTTTTATTGACTGTCTCTCAGTTGATTAGAATAGAACCGTAGGCGCATTCACGTAGATAATATATGAATAGGTACGTAAATTTTGCTGTGCTAATCTGGAGCTGAATCCCACCATAAGTGTAATATTCTTTCAGATTAACCGTGAAGATTTCATTATTCGTAGTGAGACTGAGTTTATGTATGCCACTTTAAGAAAATCTCTCCCTGACAGTGCTCGCTTCTCTCACCTcctcatg
The sequence above is a segment of the Pelecanus crispus isolate bPelCri1 chromosome 18, bPelCri1.pri, whole genome shotgun sequence genome. Coding sequences within it:
- the LOC104035908 gene encoding keratin, type I cytoskeletal 20 isoform X2, which translates into the protein MAFSSQSSRWGTSTRFQPAAPSVSGLSSRKTAIQKIQAPSVYGGAGGYGTRISTSTNYGQGFGGNFQLSITRNDVLLSGNEKSAMQDLNDRLALYLEKVRSLEKANSLIEKQIKEWHEKNTTDVRHDYSSYFKTIEDLQNQIGAAQLENARLVLQIDNAKLAADDFRLKYESEYLLRQSVENDINGLLQVRDDLTLTKADLESQIESVNEEQAFLKKKHEEDVDRWRKQVSGSVNVEMDAAPSIDLAIVMENMRKQYEEMAEKNRQEAKEQFEKQTEQLNQEVAISTEELQAQRKELTDRRHSSQGLELELQSQLNMKKSLEHTLLETEALYNYQLQQIQGTVANLEAQLRQRRADLEGQSNEYSILLDIKTRLETEIATYRRLLEGEDSGHFQVDVPPAEPEKESSKIKKIKTIVEEVVDGKVVSSEVKEIEEKL
- the LOC104035908 gene encoding keratin, type I cytoskeletal 20 isoform X1, which translates into the protein MAFSSQSSRWGTSTRFQPAAPSVSGLSSRKTAIQKIQAPSVYGGAGGYGTRISTSTNYGQGFGGNFQLSITRNDVLLSGNEKSAMQDLNDRLALYLEKVRSLEKANSLIEKQIKEWHEKNTTDVRHDYSSYFKTIEDLQNQIGAAQLENARLVLQIDNAKLAADDFRLKYESEYLLRQSVENDINGLLQVRDDLTLTKADLESQIESVNEEQAFLKKKHEEDVDRWRKQVSGSVNVEMDAAPSIDLAIVMENMRKQYEEMAEKNRQEAKEQFEKQTEQLNQEVAISTEELQAQRKELTDRRHSSQGLELELQSQLNMKKSLEHTLLETEALYNYQLQQIQGTVANLEAQLRQRRADLEGQSNEYSILLDIKTRLETEIATYRRLLEGEDSGVKSATFQLVCGGKSVAQFSTVDSEQESSKIKKIKTIVEEVVDGKVVSSEVKEIEEKL